From one Nitrosopumilus sp. genomic stretch:
- a CDS encoding MopE-related protein, producing the protein MTQLMLSLLLLTVVGFSIVGIHDSFAINYSIEDDEDCGASGGFPGSWNDDDGVCELDNDFVLTSDDELEITEVTLVIPNSISLENNGSMVVDEAGLSVDGTLNNSAEMEFNVVEFNISGDLINSGTINISDSSFEVSTTGIIENLADGVIMNQDTPIGISGELNNYGELNNFGGYNIGLNGKLTNFGTINTDDDREFTISGFLHNTESGNFIQSQGIFTNKGLVENYASDSFGGQFYLYSGNPFVTTKVNVEGTLRILSNSEFLNEAEIKLKNPGRIEIFGTLQNDGILQNGQITPTPELCGKIIGNTVSGTPPVDKCPIKSITISSPATNSNHGNVVPVTFTGTAIDVNAYGNEVPVTSSIIWTKTPLPQLTNQNGGSVSNQITTLGLNTIRATVTDSGGNTKFTTITINIFNDVDGDGYLAAPNGNDCDDNNAAINPGATEVFGDAIDNNCDGSIDNGFTDGDSDGYVEETLNVLPGFTDCDDNNAAINPGATEVFDDIDNNCDGVVDEGFTDSDMDGYATTTAGPQTIDCDDNNAAINPGATEVFDDIDNNCDGVVDEGFTDSDMDGYATTTAGPQTIDCDDNNAAINPGATEVFGDAIDNNCDGSIDNGFTDGDSDGYVEETLNVLPGFTDCDDNNAAINPGATEVFGDAIDNNCDGSIDNGFTDGDSDGYVEETLNVLPGFTDCDDNNAAINPGATEIGGNGIDDNCDGTIDDGVDEDGDGWVTGPGIGFDCHDRVQTNPESPYFGIDPAEINPDAAEIIGDNVDNNCDDTIDEIVLITFGDSYVSDGDSVLSIPAIGILENDIIPFYTETVPVVYPVSALLPVDVNLETQSTKGNAALNSDGSFTYSPTDPLFGSDSFEYSISYVNSDNELIQSDISTVNLTQKFCGKDISEFDNVIVGTDSKDNLNGSNDDDLILGLGGNDKINGKKGNDCIYGGDGNDNINGHDGNDEIHGGDGNDKIRGHAGDDKLFGDNGDDNITGNNGMDEIHGGDGNDKIVGNQDDDQLFGDNGDDRITGNNGDDLIDGGDDYDYCKGNNGDNIIINCEKGDLNTIPDSNLVFNGSFETPVITNNNGWNTFPTGTPDLHWTVNSISNDCVAELEIERQILGGPDEGLQHAELDAHCSVKISQTIDTVSGYKYMLSYASKERPNTNSQTNGLLVNINGEKINKISHMSSDWRTSTHSFIATGPTIIEFVDIGISDSFGTFLDDVQVVPYRSGHDGKDDKKDDKDDRKDDRKDDRKDDKKDDKDDRKDDKKDDKDDNKAKGRK; encoded by the coding sequence ATGACACAGTTGATGCTTTCATTACTATTGTTAACTGTAGTTGGTTTTAGTATAGTCGGAATTCATGATTCATTCGCTATTAATTATAGCATTGAAGATGATGAGGATTGTGGTGCATCTGGTGGATTTCCTGGATCATGGAATGATGATGATGGAGTATGTGAGCTTGATAATGATTTTGTTCTTACTAGTGATGATGAGTTGGAGATCACTGAAGTTACACTTGTTATACCAAATTCTATTTCCCTTGAAAACAACGGATCAATGGTCGTGGATGAAGCCGGTCTTTCAGTAGATGGGACTTTGAATAATTCAGCAGAGATGGAATTTAATGTAGTTGAGTTTAACATCTCTGGTGATTTGATTAATTCAGGAACCATCAATATTTCAGATTCTAGTTTTGAGGTATCTACAACTGGAATTATTGAGAATTTAGCTGATGGCGTTATTATGAATCAGGATACACCCATAGGCATATCTGGCGAATTAAACAATTACGGTGAACTAAATAATTTTGGGGGATATAATATTGGATTAAACGGTAAATTGACAAATTTTGGAACAATAAATACAGATGATGATCGGGAGTTTACCATATCGGGCTTTTTGCATAATACAGAGTCTGGAAATTTTATCCAGTCACAAGGCATATTTACAAACAAAGGATTAGTTGAAAACTATGCATCTGATTCATTTGGTGGGCAATTTTATCTATACTCTGGTAATCCTTTTGTAACTACAAAAGTTAACGTTGAAGGAACATTAAGAATTTTATCAAATAGTGAATTTTTAAACGAAGCAGAAATTAAACTAAAAAATCCTGGTAGGATTGAAATTTTTGGTACTCTACAAAATGATGGAATTCTACAAAATGGGCAAATTACACCTACTCCAGAGCTTTGTGGAAAGATTATAGGAAATACAGTTTCTGGAACTCCTCCAGTGGACAAGTGTCCAATCAAATCAATCACCATATCTTCTCCAGCAACTAACAGTAACCATGGCAATGTAGTTCCTGTAACTTTTACTGGAACTGCTATCGATGTTAATGCATATGGCAATGAAGTTCCTGTGACATCATCAATTATCTGGACTAAAACACCTTTACCACAACTAACCAATCAAAATGGCGGCTCAGTCTCCAACCAAATAACCACTCTTGGTCTTAATACTATCAGAGCAACTGTTACAGATTCTGGTGGTAACACAAAATTTACTACTATCACAATAAATATTTTCAATGATGTTGACGGAGATGGATATCTGGCTGCACCAAATGGCAATGACTGTGATGACAACAACGCTGCAATCAATCCAGGTGCAACCGAAGTATTTGGTGATGCAATAGATAACAACTGTGATGGAAGTATTGATAATGGATTCACCGATGGTGACTCTGATGGTTATGTAGAGGAAACACTAAACGTCTTACCAGGATTCACTGACTGTGATGACAACAACGCTGCAATCAATCCAGGTGCAACCGAAGTATTTGACGACATAGATAACAACTGTGATGGAGTAGTTGATGAGGGATTCACCGATTCTGATATGGACGGTTATGCTACAACAACTGCTGGTCCTCAAACAATAGACTGTGATGACAACAACGCTGCAATCAATCCAGGTGCAACCGAAGTATTTGACGACATAGATAACAACTGTGATGGAGTAGTTGATGAGGGATTCACCGATTCTGATATGGACGGTTATGCTACAACAACTGCTGGTCCTCAAACAATAGACTGTGATGACAACAACGCTGCAATCAATCCAGGTGCAACCGAAGTATTTGGTGATGCAATAGATAACAACTGTGATGGAAGTATTGATAATGGATTCACCGATGGTGACTCTGATGGTTATGTAGAGGAAACACTAAACGTCTTACCAGGATTCACTGACTGTGATGACAACAACGCTGCAATCAATCCAGGTGCAACCGAAGTATTTGGTGATGCAATAGATAACAACTGTGATGGAAGTATTGATAATGGATTCACCGATGGTGACTCTGATGGTTATGTAGAGGAAACACTAAACGTCTTACCAGGATTCACTGACTGTGATGACAACAACGCTGCAATCAATCCAGGTGCAACCGAAATAGGCGGAAACGGAATTGATGATAATTGTGATGGAACCATAGATGACGGTGTAGATGAAGATGGCGATGGTTGGGTTACTGGACCAGGAATAGGATTTGATTGTCATGATAGGGTTCAAACTAATCCTGAATCACCATATTTTGGAATAGATCCTGCAGAAATTAATCCAGATGCTGCTGAAATCATTGGTGATAATGTCGATAACAACTGTGATGACACCATTGATGAAATAGTTCTGATTACTTTTGGTGATTCTTATGTTTCAGATGGTGATTCTGTACTTTCTATACCTGCAATTGGAATATTAGAAAATGACATAATTCCATTCTATACAGAAACAGTACCTGTAGTATACCCAGTATCTGCACTTCTTCCTGTAGATGTCAACTTGGAAACTCAATCAACCAAAGGTAATGCCGCATTAAATTCAGATGGAAGTTTTACTTACTCTCCAACAGATCCTCTCTTTGGTTCTGACTCATTTGAATATTCTATATCATATGTAAATTCTGATAATGAACTAATTCAGAGTGACATTTCAACTGTTAACTTGACACAGAAATTCTGTGGAAAAGACATCAGTGAATTTGATAATGTAATTGTTGGAACAGACTCGAAAGACAATCTTAACGGTAGTAATGATGATGATTTAATTCTAGGCTTGGGTGGAAATGACAAAATTAATGGAAAGAAAGGTAATGATTGCATCTATGGCGGAGACGGAAACGACAACATTAACGGACATGACGGAAATGACGAAATTCATGGCGGAGATGGCAATGACAAGATTAGAGGACATGCTGGTGATGACAAATTATTTGGAGATAACGGTGATGACAATATCACTGGAAACAATGGAATGGATGAAATTCATGGTGGAGACGGAAACGACAAAATTGTAGGAAACCAAGACGATGATCAATTATTTGGAGATAACGGTGATGATCGTATCACTGGTAATAACGGTGATGATTTGATTGATGGCGGAGATGATTATGATTATTGTAAAGGTAACAATGGTGATAACATAATTATTAATTGTGAAAAAGGTGATCTAAACACCATTCCTGATAGTAATTTAGTGTTTAACGGAAGCTTTGAAACCCCTGTAATTACTAACAATAATGGTTGGAATACCTTTCCAACTGGAACACCTGATCTACATTGGACTGTAAATTCTATATCTAATGATTGTGTTGCGGAATTAGAAATCGAACGTCAGATTCTTGGTGGTCCTGATGAGGGATTGCAACATGCAGAACTTGATGCACATTGCTCAGTAAAAATATCCCAAACAATTGATACTGTTTCTGGATACAAATACATGTTAAGTTATGCATCTAAAGAAAGACCAAACACCAATTCTCAAACAAATGGATTATTGGTAAATATCAACGGTGAAAAAATAAATAAAATTTCACATATGTCTTCTGATTGGAGAACTAGTACACACAGTTTCATTGCAACAGGTCCTACCATAATTGAGTTTGTAGATATTGGAATATCTGATAGTTTTGGAACTTTTCTAGACGATGTTCAAGTTGTACCATATAGGAGTGGACACGATGGAAAAGACGACAAAAAAGATGACAAAGATGACAGAAAAGATGACAGAAAAGATGACAGAAAAGACGACAAAAAAGATGACAAAGATGACAGAAAAGACGACAAAAAAGATGACAAAGATGACAACAAAGCAAAAGGACGAAAGTAA